Proteins co-encoded in one Variovorax terrae genomic window:
- a CDS encoding 16S rRNA (uracil(1498)-N(3))-methyltransferase: MPRLHCPAPLSPGLLLALPAGAARHVQVLRLQPGDALTLFNGEGGEWAATVERMGRSEVEVRVDAHQAVEREAARAVHLALGMPANERMDWLVEKAAELGVASLQPLLAERSVLRLKGERAEKKQAHWQAVAVAACEQCGRNRVPPLHAPQDLLAWLRALPAAAGAGETRLLLSLRSGAAPLAQAVPAAGPVRFLSGPEGGLAPQEEEAALAQGFVPVSLGARTLRAETAPLAALAALTLAA; the protein is encoded by the coding sequence ATGCCCCGCCTCCACTGCCCCGCTCCGCTCAGCCCCGGCCTCCTTCTGGCGCTGCCTGCGGGCGCGGCGCGCCACGTGCAGGTGCTGCGGCTGCAGCCGGGCGACGCGCTCACGCTGTTCAACGGCGAGGGCGGCGAGTGGGCGGCCACGGTCGAGCGCATGGGCCGCAGCGAGGTCGAGGTGCGCGTGGACGCGCACCAGGCCGTGGAGCGCGAAGCCGCGCGCGCGGTGCACCTGGCGCTGGGCATGCCGGCCAATGAGCGCATGGACTGGCTGGTGGAAAAAGCCGCCGAGCTCGGCGTGGCCAGCCTGCAGCCGCTGCTGGCCGAACGCAGCGTGCTGCGCCTCAAGGGCGAGCGCGCCGAGAAGAAGCAGGCCCACTGGCAGGCCGTGGCCGTGGCCGCCTGCGAGCAGTGCGGGCGCAACCGCGTGCCGCCGCTGCACGCGCCGCAGGACCTGCTGGCCTGGCTGCGCGCCCTGCCGGCGGCCGCGGGCGCCGGAGAAACCCGGCTGCTGCTGAGCCTGCGCAGCGGCGCCGCGCCGCTGGCGCAGGCCGTGCCGGCCGCCGGGCCGGTGCGCTTCCTGAGCGGCCCCGAAGGGGGCCTTGCGCCGCAGGAGGAAGAGGCGGCGCTGGCGCAGGGCTTCGTGCCAGTGAGCCTGGGCGCACGCACGCTGCGCGCAGAAACCGCCCCCCTGGCAGCGCTGGCCGCTCTTACACTGGCTGCATGA
- a CDS encoding MFS transporter — MNRNLWLLAAAQGLFLTNNVTFIAINGLVGLSLAPLGWMATLPVMGYVVGGALSTGLVTRTQVRFGRKRSFQLGLLVALLSALLCAYAAFSKNFWLLCLATVVAGYYNANAQLYRFAAAELARPGTQEKAVSLVMAGGLIGAIAGPNLAARTRDLFAVPFSGAYIALAAVALLSMAVLSFIRFPPAPPRASAASGRPLGQIMRQPVFIVSAAAGALSFGVMNLLMASTPIAMQQCGLPFADAAFVLEWHVIGMFAPGFFTGHLIKRFGTLPIMGLGVLLNLACIAVALSGVDLQQFVVALFLLGVGWNFLFTGSTTLSLAAYTPEEKDRAQGALNFFVFATLALSSFSSGVLVTTQGWTLLNYGSLLPVALTGAALAWLALGQRRPQNA, encoded by the coding sequence ATGAACCGCAATCTCTGGCTGCTGGCGGCCGCACAAGGCCTGTTTCTCACCAACAACGTCACCTTCATCGCCATCAACGGCCTGGTCGGCCTGAGCCTCGCGCCGCTGGGCTGGATGGCCACGCTGCCGGTCATGGGCTACGTGGTGGGCGGCGCGCTGTCCACCGGGCTGGTGACCCGCACGCAGGTGCGCTTCGGGCGCAAGCGGTCGTTCCAGCTCGGCCTCCTGGTCGCGCTGCTGTCGGCGCTGCTGTGCGCCTATGCGGCCTTCAGCAAGAACTTCTGGCTGCTGTGCCTGGCCACCGTGGTGGCGGGCTACTACAACGCCAACGCGCAGCTCTACCGCTTTGCCGCCGCCGAGCTGGCGCGGCCCGGCACCCAGGAGAAAGCCGTGTCGCTGGTGATGGCCGGCGGCCTGATCGGCGCCATCGCCGGCCCCAACCTGGCAGCGCGCACGCGCGACCTGTTCGCGGTGCCGTTCTCGGGCGCCTACATCGCGCTGGCCGCCGTGGCGCTGCTGTCCATGGCGGTGCTGTCGTTCATCCGGTTCCCGCCTGCGCCGCCCCGCGCATCGGCCGCCAGCGGCCGGCCGCTGGGCCAGATCATGAGGCAGCCGGTGTTCATCGTCTCGGCGGCGGCCGGCGCCCTGAGCTTCGGCGTGATGAACCTGCTGATGGCCTCCACGCCCATCGCCATGCAGCAGTGCGGCCTGCCGTTCGCCGACGCCGCCTTCGTGCTCGAATGGCATGTGATCGGCATGTTCGCCCCGGGCTTCTTCACCGGCCACCTGATCAAGCGCTTCGGCACGCTGCCCATCATGGGCCTGGGCGTGCTGCTGAACCTGGCCTGCATCGCGGTGGCGCTCTCGGGCGTGGACCTGCAGCAGTTCGTGGTGGCGCTGTTCCTGCTGGGCGTGGGCTGGAACTTCCTGTTCACCGGCAGCACCACGCTGTCGCTGGCAGCCTACACGCCCGAGGAAAAAGACCGGGCGCAGGGCGCTTTGAATTTCTTCGTGTTCGCCACGCTGGCCCTCAGCTCGTTCTCTTCGGGCGTGCTGGTCACCACCCAGGGCTGGACGCTGCTGAACTACGGCTCGCTGCTGCCGGTGGCGCTCACGGGCGCGGCGCTGGCCTGGCTTGCGCTCGGGCAGCGCCGGCCGCAGAATGCTTGA
- a CDS encoding peptidylprolyl isomerase yields the protein MIKRVSPGVCALAFAALACFMGAQAQGLRASPQLGISPGSLRAPATANVQRQADYIVAVVNSEPITNNEVRTRLLRLEQQMAQQGRPMPPREELARQVLERLISERAQLQMAREAGIRIDEAQVDQAEQNVARQNQVDVAELRRRLAQDGIPLSQLRDDLRNQLLLSRLREREVEPRVRVTDQEVDQFISERQDQADPAALEINLAHILVAVPDNASEAQVAPLQAKAQQIAARARAGEDFSALARQFSDAPEGRSGGLLGLRGVDRYPTLFVDATQSLREGGIAGPLRSGAGFHILKVVEKRQAGMPGVSVTQSHARHILLRVGPQLSQATALARLADFKKRIEAGQADFATLARENSQDGSAREGGDLGWANPGMFVPEFEEVMNSLTPGEISNPLVSRFGVHLIQLLERRDVTLSQREQREIARNMVREKKLDEAFADWAREVRGRAYVEYREPPQ from the coding sequence ATGATCAAACGCGTTTCCCCGGGGGTTTGCGCCCTCGCGTTCGCCGCCCTGGCCTGCTTCATGGGCGCACAGGCCCAGGGCCTGCGCGCCTCCCCCCAGCTCGGCATCTCGCCCGGCAGCCTGCGCGCACCCGCCACCGCCAATGTCCAGCGCCAGGCCGACTACATCGTGGCGGTCGTCAATTCCGAGCCAATCACCAACAACGAGGTGCGTACGCGCCTGCTGCGGCTGGAGCAGCAGATGGCACAGCAGGGGCGGCCGATGCCGCCACGCGAGGAACTGGCCCGCCAGGTGCTGGAGCGCCTGATCAGCGAGCGCGCGCAGCTGCAGATGGCGCGCGAGGCCGGCATCCGGATCGACGAGGCGCAGGTCGACCAGGCCGAACAGAACGTGGCGCGGCAAAACCAGGTGGATGTGGCGGAGCTGCGCCGCCGGCTGGCCCAGGACGGCATTCCCCTGAGCCAATTGCGCGACGACCTGCGCAACCAGCTGCTGCTGTCGCGCCTGCGCGAGCGCGAGGTCGAGCCGCGCGTGCGGGTGACCGACCAGGAGGTGGATCAGTTCATCAGCGAGCGCCAGGACCAGGCCGACCCGGCGGCGTTGGAGATCAACCTCGCCCACATCCTGGTGGCGGTGCCCGACAACGCGAGCGAGGCCCAGGTGGCGCCGCTGCAGGCGAAGGCCCAGCAGATTGCCGCGCGCGCCCGTGCCGGCGAGGACTTTTCCGCGCTGGCGCGCCAGTTTTCCGATGCCCCCGAGGGCCGCAGCGGCGGCCTGCTCGGCCTGCGCGGCGTGGACCGCTATCCGACCCTGTTCGTCGATGCCACGCAGTCGCTGCGCGAAGGCGGCATCGCCGGGCCGCTGCGCTCGGGCGCCGGCTTCCACATCCTCAAGGTGGTGGAGAAGCGGCAGGCCGGCATGCCGGGCGTGAGCGTCACGCAGAGCCATGCGCGCCACATCCTGCTGCGTGTGGGCCCGCAGCTGAGCCAGGCGACCGCGCTGGCGCGGCTGGCCGATTTCAAGAAGCGCATCGAAGCCGGTCAGGCCGACTTCGCCACGCTGGCCCGCGAAAACTCGCAGGATGGTAGCGCCCGCGAGGGCGGCGACCTGGGCTGGGCCAATCCGGGCATGTTCGTGCCGGAGTTCGAGGAGGTCATGAACAGCCTGACGCCGGGAGAGATCAGCAACCCGCTGGTGTCGCGCTTCGGCGTGCACCTGATCCAGCTGCTCGAGCGCCGCGACGTCACGCTCTCCCAGCGCGAGCAGCGCGAGATCGCGCGCAACATGGTGCGCGAGAAGAAGCTCGACGAGGCCTTTGCCGACTGGGCCCGTGAGGTGCGCGGGCGGGCCTACGTGGAATACCGCGAGCCTCCGCAGTGA
- a CDS encoding LPS-assembly protein LptD gives MHDLKRQASRSRFALTPVALVAVALLHAGAARAQAAAPGGEEALTLRRSPLLKDEIPAAARKELPTFLSGDHLSGRPDLETVIDGHAELRRGDTVIRADRLDYYQPDDLAKARGNVHINRAGNVYEGPSLDLKLDAFEGFFNEPRYHFLKNDAYGEAERIDFIDDKRAIMRNASYTTCQRRPGPSWMPDWILRAASISLDNDSGEGVATGATLSFKGVPILPIPSLSFPLNDGRKSGFLPPTVGPDSLNGLEVTAPYYWNIAPNRDATLFPTLMTKRGVSLGGEFRYLEPLYRGQLRADYMPTDTLRDRQRWGYAAVHSGGLETGITGLGTLGLNLNLNRVSDSNYWRDFPRTTASLTQRLLPSDASMSWAHGDFFATLRTLNYQTLQDVTAPIVPPYNRLPQLAARYARVNVGGFDFSVDGDYTQFQADPTLTLQPNAKRTFALAQISRPWLAPGWFVTPKLQMNATNYQFQAPLANGATTASRVVPTFSLDSGLVFERNASYFGRAFRQTLEPRAFYVYTPFRDQSLLPVYDTAANDYNFATVYTENAFSGNDRIADNNLLTLGVTTRLLDPDSGAEAARFGIAQRLRFKPQNVTLPGGTPVADGVSDLLLGATVNWSPKWMVDSTVQFNPQTHTSTRSTIGARYNPGNYRVFNVAYRLQRGTSEQIDVGWQWPINDLWGQKDQDMGRGRGLGEGRWYSVGRLNYSMYDRRLVDAVIGFEYDAGCWLGRVVLDRTTSGTTTASTRILFQLEFVGFARVGSSPLQTLKQSIPRYQYLREQVTTPSRFSNYD, from the coding sequence ATGCACGACCTGAAACGCCAGGCGTCCCGTTCCCGTTTCGCCCTGACGCCGGTGGCCCTGGTGGCCGTGGCGCTGCTGCATGCCGGCGCGGCGCGTGCGCAGGCGGCGGCGCCGGGTGGCGAAGAGGCGCTCACGCTCAGGCGCAGCCCGCTGCTGAAGGACGAAATCCCCGCGGCGGCGCGCAAGGAGTTGCCGACCTTCCTGTCGGGCGACCACCTGTCGGGCCGCCCCGACCTGGAGACCGTGATCGACGGCCACGCCGAGCTGCGCCGCGGCGACACGGTGATCCGCGCCGACCGGCTCGACTATTACCAGCCCGACGATCTGGCCAAGGCCCGCGGCAATGTGCACATCAACCGCGCCGGCAATGTCTACGAAGGCCCGTCGCTAGACCTCAAGCTGGATGCGTTCGAGGGTTTTTTCAACGAGCCGCGCTACCACTTCCTGAAGAACGATGCCTACGGCGAGGCCGAGCGCATCGACTTCATCGACGACAAGCGCGCGATCATGCGCAACGCCAGCTACACCACCTGCCAGCGCCGGCCCGGCCCGAGCTGGATGCCCGACTGGATCCTGCGGGCGGCCAGCATCAGCCTGGACAACGATTCGGGCGAGGGCGTGGCCACCGGCGCCACGCTGAGCTTCAAGGGCGTGCCGATCCTGCCGATCCCGTCGTTGAGCTTTCCACTGAACGATGGGCGCAAGTCCGGCTTCCTGCCGCCGACCGTCGGCCCGGACAGCCTCAACGGCCTGGAAGTGACGGCGCCCTACTATTGGAATATCGCGCCGAACCGCGATGCCACGCTGTTCCCCACCCTCATGACCAAGCGCGGCGTCAGCCTGGGCGGCGAGTTCCGCTACCTGGAGCCCCTCTACCGCGGCCAGCTGCGCGCCGACTACATGCCCACCGACACGCTGCGCGACCGCCAGCGCTGGGGCTATGCCGCAGTGCATTCCGGCGGCCTGGAAACCGGGATCACCGGTCTCGGCACCCTGGGCCTGAACCTCAACCTGAACCGGGTCAGCGACAGCAACTACTGGCGGGATTTCCCGCGCACCACGGCCTCGCTGACCCAGCGCCTGCTGCCCAGCGACGCCTCGATGTCATGGGCGCATGGCGACTTCTTCGCCACCCTGCGCACGCTGAACTACCAGACCCTGCAGGACGTCACCGCGCCGATCGTGCCGCCCTACAACCGCCTGCCGCAACTGGCGGCCCGGTATGCGCGCGTCAATGTCGGCGGGTTCGATTTTTCCGTCGACGGCGATTACACCCAGTTCCAGGCCGACCCTACGCTGACCCTGCAGCCCAATGCCAAGCGCACCTTCGCGCTGGCGCAGATCAGCCGGCCCTGGCTGGCGCCGGGCTGGTTCGTCACGCCCAAGCTGCAGATGAACGCCACCAACTACCAGTTCCAGGCGCCGCTGGCCAACGGCGCCACCACGGCCAGCCGGGTGGTGCCGACCTTCAGCCTGGACAGCGGCCTGGTGTTCGAGCGCAACGCCAGCTACTTCGGCCGCGCGTTTCGGCAGACCCTGGAGCCGCGCGCGTTCTACGTGTACACGCCGTTTCGCGATCAGAGCCTGCTGCCGGTCTACGACACGGCCGCCAACGACTACAACTTCGCCACGGTCTACACCGAGAACGCCTTCAGCGGCAACGACCGCATCGCGGACAACAACCTGCTGACGCTGGGGGTCACGACCCGCCTGCTGGACCCCGACTCGGGCGCTGAGGCCGCGCGCTTCGGCATCGCCCAGCGCCTGCGCTTCAAGCCCCAGAACGTCACCCTGCCCGGCGGCACGCCGGTGGCCGACGGTGTCAGCGACCTGCTGCTCGGCGCCACGGTGAACTGGAGCCCGAAGTGGATGGTCGATTCCACCGTGCAGTTCAATCCCCAGACGCACACCTCGACCCGCTCGACCATCGGTGCGCGCTACAACCCCGGCAACTACCGGGTCTTCAACGTGGCCTACCGCCTGCAGCGCGGCACCAGCGAGCAGATCGACGTCGGCTGGCAGTGGCCGATCAACGACCTGTGGGGCCAGAAGGACCAGGACATGGGCCGCGGGCGTGGCCTGGGCGAGGGCCGCTGGTACAGTGTGGGGCGCCTGAACTACAGCATGTACGACCGCCGGCTGGTGGATGCGGTGATCGGCTTCGAATACGATGCGGGCTGCTGGCTGGGCCGCGTGGTGCTGGACCGCACCACCAGCGGCACCACGACGGCCAGCACGCGCATCCTGTTCCAGCTCGAATTCGTCGGCTTCGCCCGCGTGGGCTCCAGCCCGCTGCAGACCCTCAAGCAGAGCATCCCGCGCTACCAGTACCTGCGCGAGCAGGTGACCACGCCCAGCCGGTTCAGCAATTACGATTGA
- a CDS encoding barstar family protein: MMTIEREAEMDTPLRTVRTNIVQSIRAFRVQDLHEAAKALGQHFLYANLANAQSKQDVLDLIAQQFTFPAHFGKNFDALYDCMTDPLHKSGPQPGFIVVLEQIPANAKFDKEAREQLLDIFRDASDYWADRKIPFRCFYSFL; this comes from the coding sequence ATGATGACTATAGAAAGAGAAGCGGAGATGGATACACCACTTCGTACCGTCAGAACCAACATCGTGCAGTCGATCCGCGCCTTCCGGGTGCAGGACCTGCATGAGGCAGCCAAGGCCCTGGGCCAGCATTTCCTCTATGCCAACCTGGCCAACGCCCAGAGCAAGCAGGATGTGCTGGACCTGATCGCCCAGCAGTTCACGTTCCCGGCGCATTTCGGCAAGAATTTCGACGCGCTGTACGACTGCATGACCGATCCGCTGCATAAATCGGGCCCACAACCCGGCTTCATCGTGGTGCTCGAGCAGATCCCGGCCAACGCCAAGTTCGACAAGGAAGCGCGTGAGCAGCTGCTCGACATCTTCCGGGATGCCTCCGACTACTGGGCCGACCGCAAGATACCATTCCGCTGCTTCTATTCTTTTCTGTAG
- a CDS encoding ribonuclease: MARFAAPKFALTSLLLVAAFLSPNLVQAKGPRPEGRVDSAAQIAVAELPRQGQETYERIRQGGPFAYDKDGTVFGNRERQLPAQKRGYYREYTVKTPGSRDRGARRIVCGGPPRTPDACYYTGDHYASFRQIVE, encoded by the coding sequence ATGGCGCGTTTTGCTGCTCCCAAGTTTGCATTGACCAGCCTGTTGCTGGTGGCAGCATTCCTAAGCCCCAATCTGGTGCAGGCCAAGGGCCCGAGGCCCGAAGGGCGCGTCGACAGTGCGGCCCAGATCGCCGTGGCGGAACTGCCGCGGCAAGGCCAGGAAACCTATGAACGGATCCGCCAGGGCGGGCCGTTTGCATACGACAAGGACGGCACGGTGTTCGGCAACCGCGAGCGGCAGCTCCCGGCCCAGAAGCGCGGCTACTACCGCGAATACACCGTCAAGACGCCAGGATCGCGTGACCGGGGCGCCCGGCGCATCGTGTGCGGTGGCCCCCCCAGGACGCCGGATGCCTGTTATTACACCGGCGATCACTACGCGAGTTTTCGCCAGATCGTCGAGTGA
- a CDS encoding GNAT family N-acetyltransferase, whose translation MTDSLLVRPLQPADHDAWRPLWEGYNAFYGRAGATALPEEITAATWQRFFTAGEPVHALVAEHQGRVVGLVHYLFHRSTTRLNDVCYLQDLFTAESLRGQGVGRRLILAVYGAAREAGCSRVYWQTQTSNAPGRALYDKVAEHKGFIVYAHEL comes from the coding sequence ATGACCGACAGCCTGCTTGTCCGCCCCCTCCAGCCCGCCGATCACGACGCATGGCGCCCGCTCTGGGAGGGCTACAACGCCTTCTACGGACGCGCGGGCGCAACGGCGCTGCCGGAGGAGATCACGGCGGCCACCTGGCAGCGTTTCTTCACGGCCGGCGAGCCGGTGCATGCGCTGGTCGCCGAGCACCAGGGGCGCGTCGTGGGGCTGGTCCACTATCTCTTTCACCGCAGTACCACGCGCCTGAACGACGTCTGCTACCTGCAGGACCTCTTCACGGCCGAGTCGCTGCGCGGCCAGGGGGTCGGCCGCCGGCTGATCCTGGCGGTCTACGGGGCGGCGCGCGAGGCGGGCTGCTCGCGCGTGTACTGGCAGACGCAGACCTCCAATGCCCCGGGCCGGGCGCTGTACGACAAGGTGGCCGAGCACAAGGGATTCATCGTCTACGCGCATGAGCTGTAG
- a CDS encoding aminoglycoside phosphotransferase family protein: MSHPAAPAPVSSAATAPAIAWPDPQREADFTTWLEGLARQHRLDAASLRPASADASFRRYFRIDAQPGAAFASSIIMDAPPAQEDCRPFVQVAGLMAAAGLNVPQVLAWDEARGFMLLSDLGRQTMLEVIDPQDAPASQPLYLQAVDALVTWQQASRPGVLPPYDAALLQRELALFPDWYLEKHRGLALTQAQRATLAQQFELIVARNLAAPSVYVHRDFMPRNLMMPLAGDTGHALGVLDFQDAVYGPITYDIASLMRDAFLSWDEDFVLDITVRYWQQARRAGLPVGDDFGEFYRSVEWMGLQRHLKVAGIFARLTLRDGKPKYLADTPRFIAYIRATAARYRELTPLLRLVDQVEGSQAAVGYAFGRV; the protein is encoded by the coding sequence ATGAGCCACCCTGCTGCCCCCGCCCCCGTTTCCAGCGCCGCCACCGCACCCGCCATCGCCTGGCCCGACCCGCAGCGCGAGGCCGATTTCACCACCTGGCTCGAGGGCCTCGCCCGGCAGCACCGGCTCGACGCCGCCAGCCTGCGTCCGGCCTCGGCCGATGCCAGCTTCCGCCGCTATTTCCGGATCGACGCGCAGCCCGGCGCCGCCTTCGCCAGCAGCATCATCATGGACGCCCCGCCCGCGCAGGAGGACTGCCGGCCCTTCGTCCAGGTGGCCGGCCTGATGGCGGCCGCCGGCCTGAACGTGCCGCAGGTGCTGGCCTGGGACGAGGCGCGCGGCTTCATGCTGCTGAGCGACCTGGGCCGCCAGACGATGCTGGAGGTGATCGACCCGCAGGACGCACCGGCCAGCCAGCCGCTGTACCTGCAGGCGGTGGACGCGCTGGTCACCTGGCAGCAGGCGTCGCGCCCCGGCGTGCTGCCGCCCTACGACGCGGCCCTGCTGCAGCGCGAGCTGGCGCTGTTTCCTGACTGGTACCTGGAAAAGCACCGCGGCCTGGCGCTCACGCAGGCCCAGCGCGCCACGCTGGCGCAGCAGTTCGAACTCATCGTCGCGCGCAACCTGGCCGCGCCCAGCGTCTATGTGCACCGCGACTTCATGCCTCGGAACCTGATGATGCCGTTGGCCGGCGATACCGGGCACGCCCTGGGCGTGCTCGACTTCCAGGATGCCGTGTACGGCCCCATCACCTACGACATCGCCAGCCTGATGCGCGACGCCTTCCTGAGCTGGGACGAGGATTTCGTGCTCGACATCACCGTCCGCTACTGGCAGCAGGCGCGCCGCGCCGGCCTGCCGGTGGGCGACGACTTCGGCGAGTTCTACCGCAGCGTGGAGTGGATGGGCCTGCAGCGCCATCTCAAGGTCGCAGGCATCTTCGCGCGCCTCACGCTGCGCGACGGCAAGCCCAAGTACTTGGCCGACACGCCGCGCTTCATCGCCTACATCCGCGCCACTGCGGCCCGCTACCGCGAACTGACGCCGCTGCTGCGCCTCGTCGACCAGGTGGAAGGCTCGCAGGCGGCCGTCGGCTACGCCTTCGGGCGGGTCTGA
- the rsmA gene encoding 16S rRNA (adenine(1518)-N(6)/adenine(1519)-N(6))-dimethyltransferase RsmA, which yields MKHIPRKRFGQHFLADAGIIDAIVREIAPRPGQPMVEIGPGLAALTQPLAERLGQLTVIELDRDLAARLRGHPQLSVIESDVLKVDFAQVAQSLGVARLRVVGNLPYNISTPILFHLLAFTAVIEDQHFMLQKEVIDRMVARPATADYGRLSVMLQWRYAMDNVLFVPPESFDPPPKVDSAVVRMVPRPDPAPVDPALLSEIVQVAFSQRRKLLRHTLGRWLEARRFAGAFDLQRRAEEVPVDEYIALALAIALVPQT from the coding sequence GTGAAGCACATTCCGCGCAAACGCTTTGGCCAGCATTTCCTGGCCGATGCCGGCATCATCGACGCGATCGTGCGCGAGATCGCGCCGCGCCCGGGCCAGCCCATGGTGGAGATCGGGCCGGGCCTGGCGGCGCTGACGCAGCCGCTGGCCGAGCGGCTGGGGCAGCTCACCGTGATCGAGCTGGACCGCGACTTGGCCGCGCGCCTGCGCGGCCATCCGCAGCTGTCCGTGATCGAGTCCGATGTGCTGAAGGTGGACTTTGCCCAGGTGGCGCAGTCATTGGGCGTGGCGCGGCTGAGAGTGGTCGGCAACCTGCCCTACAACATCTCCACGCCCATCCTGTTTCACCTGCTGGCCTTCACCGCGGTGATCGAGGACCAGCACTTCATGCTGCAAAAGGAAGTGATCGACCGCATGGTGGCGCGGCCCGCCACGGCCGACTATGGGCGGCTGTCGGTGATGCTGCAGTGGCGCTACGCGATGGACAACGTGCTGTTCGTGCCGCCCGAATCGTTCGACCCGCCGCCCAAGGTGGACAGCGCCGTCGTGCGCATGGTGCCGCGGCCCGATCCGGCGCCGGTCGATCCCGCGCTGCTGAGCGAGATCGTGCAGGTGGCGTTCAGCCAGCGCCGCAAGCTGCTGCGCCACACGCTGGGCCGCTGGCTGGAGGCCCGGCGCTTCGCCGGCGCCTTCGACCTGCAGCGCCGCGCCGAAGAGGTGCCGGTGGACGAATACATCGCCCTGGCACTCGCCATCGCGCTGGTGCCGCAAACATAA